The proteins below are encoded in one region of Micromonospora yangpuensis:
- a CDS encoding SDR family oxidoreductase — protein MPRTPIDITVPDLSGKRAVVTGASDGMGLGIATRLASAGAEVVLPVRNPRKGEAAIATIRQAAPGADVSLRSLDLSSLESVAALGDTLRSEDRPIHLLINNAGVMTPPNRQTTADGFELQFGTNHLGHAALVGRLLPLLIAGRARVTSQVSIAARRGRIDWDDLNSERSYDAMRAYRQSKIAFGLFGLELDRRSRTHGWGITSNLSHPGVAPTSLLAARPELGRSRDTPQVRVIRALSARGVLLGTVETAKLPALMAATDPTARPGALYGPRGPGNLGGPPAEQRMYPPLRSVEEAERVWAVSEQLTGTTFAPV, from the coding sequence ATGCCACGCACACCTATCGACATCACCGTCCCCGACCTGTCCGGCAAGCGTGCCGTCGTCACCGGCGCCAGCGACGGGATGGGTCTGGGCATCGCCACCCGGCTCGCCTCGGCCGGTGCCGAGGTGGTCCTGCCGGTGCGCAACCCGCGCAAGGGCGAGGCCGCGATCGCCACGATCCGGCAGGCCGCGCCCGGTGCCGACGTCTCGCTGCGCAGCCTCGACCTGTCGTCGCTGGAGTCGGTCGCCGCCCTGGGCGACACCCTGCGCTCCGAGGACCGGCCGATCCACCTCCTGATCAACAACGCGGGCGTGATGACGCCGCCGAACCGGCAGACCACGGCCGACGGGTTCGAGCTGCAGTTCGGCACCAACCACCTCGGCCACGCCGCGCTGGTCGGCCGGCTGCTTCCGCTGCTGATCGCCGGCCGGGCCCGGGTGACCTCGCAGGTCAGCATCGCCGCACGGCGGGGCCGCATCGACTGGGACGACCTGAACAGCGAGCGGTCGTACGACGCGATGCGGGCCTACCGCCAGTCGAAGATCGCGTTCGGCCTGTTCGGACTGGAGCTGGACCGGCGCAGCAGGACGCACGGCTGGGGTATCACCAGCAACCTCTCCCACCCCGGGGTGGCCCCCACCAGCCTCCTGGCGGCCCGTCCCGAGCTCGGCCGCAGCCGGGACACTCCTCAGGTCCGCGTGATCCGGGCGCTGTCGGCCCGCGGCGTCCTGCTGGGCACCGTCGAGACCGCGAAGCTGCCCGCGCTGATGGCGGCCACCGACCCCACCGCCCGGCCGGGTGCCCTCTACGGGCCGCGTGGGCCCGGCAACCTCGGTGGCCCGCCCGCCGAGCAGCGGATGTACCCGCCGCTGCGCAGCGTCGAGGAGGCCGAACGCGTCTGGGCGGTCTCGGAGCAGCTCACCGGGACCACGTTCGCCCCGGTCTGA
- a CDS encoding Rid family hydrolase, with protein MTEPQFFTTAGIGEWMLENRHYHQAVRIGDRVDISGQGGWDDEITFPEALEDEIARTFDNVERALATAGATLRDVVSVDSFHVADAPGVIDEAHGRFMVEQFRKRMGDRSPVWTMIGVAALAAPGMRVEIRVTAVVGQAGPS; from the coding sequence ATGACCGAGCCACAGTTCTTCACCACTGCCGGCATCGGTGAATGGATGCTGGAGAACCGGCACTACCACCAGGCGGTGCGGATCGGTGACCGGGTCGACATCTCGGGTCAGGGCGGCTGGGACGACGAGATCACCTTCCCCGAGGCGCTCGAGGACGAGATCGCCCGCACCTTCGACAATGTCGAGCGCGCCCTGGCCACGGCCGGCGCCACCCTGCGGGACGTCGTGTCCGTGGACTCCTTCCACGTCGCCGACGCCCCCGGCGTCATCGACGAGGCGCACGGCCGGTTCATGGTCGAGCAGTTCCGTAAGCGGATGGGTGACCGTTCGCCGGTGTGGACGATGATCGGCGTCGCGGCTCTGGCCGCGCCGGGGATGCGCGTCGAGATCCGGGTGACCGCCGTCGTCGGTCAGGCCGGACCGAGCTGA
- a CDS encoding nitroreductase family deazaflavin-dependent oxidoreductase → MSDWNEKIIAEFRANGGKVGGQFAGAPLLLLHTVGARSGQLRVNPMMYQQLEGGYAVFASKAGAPTNPDWYHNLLAHPQVRAEVGTETVDLVARVAAGDERERIWSAQKAAYPGFADYERKTDRQIPVVVLEPAS, encoded by the coding sequence GTGAGCGACTGGAACGAGAAGATCATCGCTGAGTTCCGTGCCAACGGTGGCAAGGTGGGCGGCCAGTTCGCCGGCGCCCCGCTGCTGCTGTTGCACACCGTCGGCGCCCGCAGTGGTCAGCTCCGGGTGAACCCGATGATGTACCAGCAGCTGGAGGGTGGGTACGCCGTGTTCGCCTCCAAGGCCGGCGCACCCACCAATCCCGACTGGTACCACAACCTGCTCGCCCACCCGCAGGTCCGGGCCGAGGTCGGCACGGAGACCGTCGACCTGGTCGCCCGGGTCGCCGCCGGGGACGAGCGGGAACGCATCTGGAGCGCGCAGAAGGCCGCGTATCCCGGCTTCGCCGACTACGAGCGCAAGACCGACCGCCAGATCCCGGTCGTCGTCCTGGAGCCGGCGTCCTAG
- a CDS encoding helix-turn-helix transcriptional regulator has product MIDRTGLAEFLRNRRQALQPEDVGLPRGQRRRTNGLRREEVASLCHMSVDYYSRLERERGPQPSQSMIASIAQGLHLSVDERDHLFRLAGHTPPPRGTPTDHISPGLLRVLDRLADTPAEIVTELGETLRQSPLGVALTGDTTRYVGPARSAGYRWFTDPAARRLYAPEQHPFLTRMWASGLRELVTLRGPGSRAARLAELLLAGSEEFRRVWDDHEIGVRPHQVKHFVHPEVGALELNCQQLVDPGQAHALLVYTAVPGTESHEKLRMLSVIGAQSLS; this is encoded by the coding sequence GTGATCGATCGCACCGGGCTGGCGGAGTTCCTGCGGAACCGCCGGCAGGCACTGCAACCGGAGGACGTCGGCCTGCCGCGCGGGCAGCGGCGCCGGACCAACGGCCTGCGCCGCGAGGAGGTCGCGTCGTTGTGCCACATGTCGGTCGACTACTACTCCCGGCTGGAGCGGGAACGGGGACCGCAGCCGTCGCAGTCGATGATCGCCTCGATCGCGCAGGGCCTGCACCTGTCGGTCGACGAGCGCGACCACCTGTTCCGCCTCGCCGGTCACACCCCACCACCGCGCGGTACGCCCACCGACCACATCAGCCCCGGCCTGCTGCGGGTGCTCGACCGGCTGGCCGACACCCCCGCCGAGATCGTCACCGAACTCGGCGAGACCCTGCGGCAGTCCCCGCTGGGCGTCGCGCTCACCGGGGACACCACCCGCTACGTCGGGCCGGCCCGCAGCGCGGGGTACCGCTGGTTCACCGACCCCGCCGCCCGGCGGCTCTACGCACCCGAGCAGCACCCGTTCCTGACCCGGATGTGGGCCTCGGGCCTGCGTGAGCTGGTCACCCTCCGGGGGCCCGGTTCCCGGGCCGCCCGCCTGGCCGAGTTGCTGCTGGCCGGCAGCGAGGAGTTCCGGCGGGTGTGGGACGACCACGAGATCGGGGTACGCCCCCACCAGGTCAAGCACTTCGTCCACCCCGAGGTCGGCGCGCTGGAGCTGAACTGCCAGCAGCTCGTCGACCCGGGACAGGCGCACGCGCTGCTGGTCTACACCGCCGTGCCGGGCACCGAGAGCCACGAGAAGCTGCGGATGCTCTCCGTCATCGGCGCGCAGTCGCTGAGCTGA
- a CDS encoding histidine phosphatase family protein, with amino-acid sequence MRAYAALERILRSTVEQQVVVTHGGTATFLLAAWIGMPLDAAGLVGVRFSPGSITHLREDDRFHNRWIVHLNDTDHLA; translated from the coding sequence GTGCGGGCCTACGCGGCGCTGGAGCGGATCCTGCGGTCGACGGTGGAGCAGCAGGTCGTGGTGACCCACGGCGGGACGGCCACGTTCCTGCTCGCGGCCTGGATCGGCATGCCCCTCGACGCGGCGGGCCTGGTCGGCGTCCGCTTCTCCCCCGGCAGCATCACCCACCTGCGCGAGGACGACCGCTTCCACAACCGCTGGATCGTCCACCTCAACGACACCGACCACCTGGCGTGA
- a CDS encoding MarR family winged helix-turn-helix transcriptional regulator, with product MTATPRWLNSEQKAAWDSFIRMQETLLGRLSRRVRTDSGMSASDYIVLANLTETGGGRMRFLDLAKLVEWEKSRMSHQVGRMAKRGLVTREECPEDGRGAFIVVTPAGYRAIEEAAPMHVEQVRRLFVDALDQEDLDTLARICDRVLAHMAKQPD from the coding sequence ATGACGGCAACGCCGCGCTGGCTGAACTCCGAGCAGAAGGCCGCCTGGGACAGTTTCATCCGGATGCAGGAGACGCTGCTCGGGCGACTGTCCCGCCGGGTCCGTACCGACTCCGGCATGTCCGCCTCCGACTACATCGTGCTGGCCAATCTCACCGAGACCGGCGGCGGGCGGATGCGGTTCCTGGACCTGGCCAAGCTGGTGGAGTGGGAGAAGAGCCGGATGTCCCACCAGGTCGGGCGGATGGCGAAGCGGGGTCTGGTGACCCGGGAGGAGTGTCCCGAGGACGGCCGCGGCGCGTTCATCGTCGTCACCCCGGCGGGTTACCGGGCGATCGAGGAGGCCGCGCCGATGCACGTCGAGCAGGTCCGCCGGCTGTTCGTCGACGCCCTCGACCAGGAGGATCTCGACACGCTCGCCCGGATCTGCGACCGCGTCCTGGCGCACATGGCGAAGCAGCCCGACTGA
- a CDS encoding ABC transporter ATP-binding protein has product MIEALGLTKHYGRVQAVQDASFTAYPGRVTGFLGLNGSGKTTTLRMLLGLSRATAGEARINGRRFRDLPHPAREVGAVLEQGISHPGQSGRAHLTSQAILAGVRRSRVEELLDDVGLAHAAGQRSGAYSLGMRQRLAVATALLGDPPTLVLDEPANGLDPEGVAWLRRLLRDHCGRGGTVLVSSHLLAELAQFIDDVVIIVKGRVTCEAPLASLYGASAGRLRIRSRDQRRLWQALQGAGGRVTRSGDALQVTGLTPESAGEIAFQARVPLYELTVETPDLEQIFLDLTAA; this is encoded by the coding sequence GTGATTGAGGCGCTCGGACTGACAAAGCACTACGGACGGGTGCAAGCGGTGCAGGATGCCAGCTTTACCGCCTACCCCGGGAGGGTGACCGGCTTTCTCGGGCTCAACGGCTCGGGAAAGACGACCACTCTGCGGATGCTGCTCGGACTGAGTCGCGCGACGGCCGGAGAGGCCCGGATCAACGGTCGCCGGTTCCGTGACCTGCCACATCCGGCGAGAGAGGTCGGTGCCGTTCTCGAGCAGGGGATCAGCCATCCCGGCCAGTCCGGCCGGGCCCACCTGACGTCCCAGGCGATCCTGGCCGGCGTCAGGCGGTCGCGAGTCGAGGAGCTGCTCGACGACGTCGGGCTGGCCCATGCGGCGGGTCAGCGAAGTGGTGCCTACTCGCTGGGCATGCGGCAGCGTCTGGCGGTGGCCACCGCCCTTCTCGGTGACCCACCGACGTTGGTCCTCGACGAGCCGGCGAACGGCCTCGACCCCGAGGGGGTCGCCTGGCTTCGCCGGCTGCTGCGCGACCACTGCGGCCGGGGCGGGACCGTCCTCGTCTCGAGTCACCTGCTGGCCGAGTTGGCGCAGTTCATCGATGATGTGGTGATCATCGTGAAGGGGCGGGTGACCTGTGAGGCACCGCTCGCCAGTCTGTACGGCGCCTCGGCGGGACGGCTGCGGATCCGCAGTCGTGACCAGCGTCGACTGTGGCAGGCTCTACAGGGAGCCGGCGGACGGGTCACGAGAAGCGGCGACGCTCTGCAGGTGACGGGACTTACGCCCGAGAGCGCGGGTGAGATCGCCTTCCAGGCTCGCGTGCCGTTGTACGAGCTGACCGTCGAGACTCCGGACCTCGAACAGATCTTCCTCGACCTGACGGCTGCCTGA
- a CDS encoding ABC transporter permease, whose product MLSIASSELIQIFRNRLVLITSLIVPVAVCVLFVRQHETFAAIGSLGYIAAIVLFTVTAFGLYATAVTTLASRRQNLFLKRLRSTAASDVSILTGLLLPVVVLAVVQVTAILIALAVVAGEPSDVVLLVVATIATLAMMVGLALATAGLTNSPEHAQVTILPVTLGVIAVASWVGISGIADLAWLKRLLPGGAATELTMNAWNGGVAVTDSLLLLGPTLGWVVVAVALANRLFRWEPRR is encoded by the coding sequence ATGTTGTCCATCGCGTCCAGCGAGCTGATCCAGATCTTCCGCAACCGGCTGGTGCTGATCACCAGCCTCATCGTCCCGGTCGCGGTCTGCGTGTTGTTCGTCCGCCAGCACGAGACCTTCGCCGCCATCGGCAGCCTCGGCTACATCGCGGCGATCGTGCTGTTCACCGTGACCGCGTTCGGCCTCTACGCCACCGCGGTCACCACCCTGGCCTCCCGACGGCAGAACCTCTTCCTCAAGCGGCTGCGGTCCACCGCCGCCAGCGACGTGAGCATCCTCACCGGCCTGCTGCTGCCCGTCGTCGTCCTCGCCGTGGTGCAGGTGACCGCGATCCTGATCGCGCTGGCCGTCGTCGCCGGCGAACCCTCCGACGTCGTTCTGCTCGTGGTGGCGACCATCGCCACCCTGGCCATGATGGTCGGTCTGGCGTTGGCCACCGCGGGACTGACGAACTCCCCCGAGCACGCCCAGGTCACCATCCTGCCGGTCACCCTCGGGGTGATCGCCGTGGCCAGCTGGGTGGGCATCAGCGGCATCGCGGACCTCGCCTGGCTCAAGCGGCTGCTGCCCGGCGGCGCGGCCACCGAACTGACCATGAACGCCTGGAACGGCGGTGTCGCCGTGACCGACTCCCTGCTGCTGCTCGGACCCACCCTGGGCTGGGTCGTCGTCGCCGTCGCCCTGGCCAACCGACTCTTCCGCTGGGAGCCCCGCCGATGA
- a CDS encoding ABC transporter ATP-binding protein, translating into MSTTPVIAVDRLNLTYGDFHAVRDLTFEVRPGELYALLGTNGAGKTSTLEVVEGHRNPTSGTVRVFGNDPRNRRVVRPRVGVMLQESGFSPDLTVRESVGLIGRLTRRTDDVDRVLDLVDLTDRAGRQVSQLSGGEKRRLDFATAIYGTPELIFLDEPTTGLDISSRDAVWATVDRMRENGATIVLTTHYLEEAQQRADRIGLMHQGTLHREGTVAELTRTLPAVIRFSLPTAAPTLPLSGDVDADGRVVVETFTLQQDLHLLLRWAQENAVELRDLQAGPTRLDDVFRAIGS; encoded by the coding sequence ATGTCCACCACACCCGTCATCGCCGTCGACCGGCTGAACCTCACCTACGGCGACTTCCACGCCGTCAGAGACCTCACCTTCGAGGTCCGGCCCGGGGAGCTCTACGCGTTGCTGGGCACCAACGGGGCCGGCAAGACCTCGACCCTGGAGGTGGTCGAGGGGCATCGGAACCCGACCTCCGGCACCGTACGCGTCTTCGGGAACGACCCCCGCAACCGGCGCGTAGTACGTCCGCGGGTGGGCGTCATGCTCCAGGAGAGCGGCTTCTCCCCCGATCTGACCGTCCGCGAGTCCGTGGGTCTGATCGGCCGGCTCACCCGACGCACCGACGACGTCGACCGGGTGCTCGACCTCGTCGACCTCACCGACCGGGCCGGCCGGCAGGTGTCGCAGCTCTCCGGCGGGGAGAAGCGCCGGCTGGACTTCGCCACCGCCATCTACGGCACCCCGGAGCTGATCTTCCTGGACGAGCCGACCACCGGCCTGGACATCTCCTCCCGCGACGCGGTCTGGGCGACGGTGGACCGGATGCGGGAGAACGGCGCGACCATCGTGCTCACCACGCACTACCTGGAGGAGGCGCAGCAGCGCGCCGACCGCATCGGGCTGATGCACCAGGGCACCCTCCACCGGGAGGGCACCGTGGCCGAGCTGACCCGTACCCTGCCCGCGGTCATCCGTTTCTCCCTGCCCACGGCGGCGCCGACGCTGCCGCTGTCGGGCGACGTCGACGCCGACGGCAGGGTCGTGGTCGAGACCTTCACCCTGCAACAGGACCTGCACCTGCTGCTGCGGTGGGCTCAGGAGAACGCTGTGGAGCTGCGGGACCTGCAGGCCGGACCGACCCGGCTCGACGACGTGTTCCGCGCCATCGGCAGTTGA
- a CDS encoding GNAT family N-acetyltransferase has protein sequence MAVDVIDVPEAKRYEARVDGKDEIAGVAEYIRTAELVAFVHTEVGPAYEGRGVGSALARTALDEARAAKLRVLATCPFFAMWIARHPEYEDLLYQSRSRVSD, from the coding sequence ATGGCGGTTGACGTGATCGACGTGCCCGAGGCGAAGCGGTACGAGGCCCGGGTCGACGGGAAGGACGAGATCGCGGGCGTCGCCGAGTACATCCGTACCGCGGAGCTCGTCGCGTTCGTGCACACCGAGGTCGGGCCGGCGTACGAGGGCAGGGGCGTCGGGTCCGCGCTGGCCCGCACCGCCCTGGACGAGGCGCGGGCCGCGAAGCTGCGGGTGCTGGCGACCTGCCCCTTCTTCGCGATGTGGATCGCCCGGCACCCCGAGTACGAGGACCTGCTGTACCAGTCCCGCAGCCGGGTCAGCGACTGA
- a CDS encoding serine hydrolase domain-containing protein — MAAGVTLVATIAVVPASAAERAGPGADGLDRAGLRAALAAVPEAGVPGALAAVRDGRQDWRDAAGQAYLTSPRPMRPELRHRIGSVTKTFVATTVLQLVDEDRVGLDDPIGRWLPDVVPAELGRQVTVRMLLNHTSGIGNYTNEMIDSYAAINTMQVTTYAPTELAATGLAMPPTNAPGAAFNYSNTNYVLAGLVIEAVTGNDAAAEIQRRILRPLRLTGTSLPGADPTIRGPHSGAYFAPFGARDLSEFNMSWAWTAGEMISTAADLNTFFRALLGGGLLSPATLDEMLDGVPMQPGQPAAGRYGLGVRAVSTPCGEFWGHDGVVLGHLTASMHSRDGARQVSTGINFSHYQAGLPDAHPVDVAWNTFLLTAMCPAGAAESRSAEAAPPLPGLTRLPGEIAMP; from the coding sequence GTGGCCGCCGGCGTGACGCTGGTGGCCACCATCGCTGTCGTACCCGCCTCCGCCGCCGAGCGGGCCGGACCGGGCGCCGACGGGCTGGACCGTGCCGGGTTGCGCGCCGCGCTCGCCGCAGTGCCCGAGGCCGGCGTCCCGGGCGCGCTGGCCGCCGTGCGCGACGGCCGGCAGGACTGGCGCGACGCCGCCGGTCAGGCGTACCTGACCAGTCCTCGACCGATGCGGCCCGAACTGCGGCACCGCATCGGCAGCGTCACCAAGACGTTCGTCGCCACCACCGTGCTGCAGCTCGTCGACGAGGACCGGGTGGGTCTCGACGATCCGATCGGGCGGTGGCTGCCCGACGTCGTGCCCGCCGAACTCGGCCGCCAGGTCACCGTCCGGATGCTGCTGAACCACACCAGCGGCATCGGCAACTACACCAACGAAATGATCGACTCGTACGCGGCGATCAACACGATGCAGGTCACCACGTACGCCCCGACGGAGCTGGCCGCCACGGGACTGGCCATGCCGCCGACCAACGCCCCCGGCGCCGCGTTCAACTACTCCAACACCAACTACGTCCTGGCCGGACTGGTGATCGAGGCGGTCACCGGCAACGACGCGGCGGCCGAGATCCAGCGGCGCATCCTGCGGCCCCTGCGGCTCACCGGCACGTCCCTGCCCGGCGCCGACCCGACGATCCGGGGCCCGCACAGCGGCGCCTACTTCGCCCCGTTCGGCGCCCGTGACCTCAGCGAGTTCAACATGAGCTGGGCGTGGACGGCCGGCGAGATGATCTCCACCGCGGCGGACCTGAACACCTTCTTCCGGGCGCTGCTCGGCGGTGGCCTGCTCAGCCCCGCCACCCTCGACGAGATGCTCGACGGCGTGCCGATGCAGCCGGGGCAGCCGGCGGCCGGCCGCTACGGTCTCGGCGTCCGCGCCGTGTCCACCCCGTGCGGCGAGTTCTGGGGCCACGACGGTGTGGTCCTCGGTCACCTGACGGCCTCGATGCACAGCCGCGACGGTGCCCGCCAGGTCTCCACCGGGATCAACTTCAGCCATTACCAGGCCGGCCTGCCCGACGCGCACCCGGTCGACGTCGCCTGGAACACCTTCCTGCTCACCGCGATGTGCCCGGCCGGTGCGGCGGAGAGCCGCTCGGCGGAGGCAGCGCCGCCGCTGCCCGGCCTCACCCGGCTGCCGGGCGAGATCGCGATGCCCTGA
- a CDS encoding ABC transporter ATP-binding protein, with amino-acid sequence MRAVRAVETTATVHPWAIHAEGLQVRAGRHLAVDGLDLALTTGVHGLLGPNGAGKTTLMRALATVLAPAGGRLTLLGQPVDGRVDLRPVRRALGYLPQHFGYYPRFTVREFVGYLAWLKEMPKADIPDAVQRAIDRVGLTIKADARLKTLSGGMLRRAGIAQAIVNDPRLLLLDEPTVGLDPEQRLDFRELIRDLGTDSCVLVSTHLVEDVAVACTDVVLVNEGRLVWQGTPDALAAQGDRGHAGDSPAERGYSALLRRHRAEVAR; translated from the coding sequence ATGCGTGCCGTGCGCGCGGTCGAGACGACCGCCACCGTCCATCCCTGGGCGATCCACGCCGAGGGCCTGCAGGTCCGGGCCGGACGCCACCTGGCCGTCGACGGCCTCGACCTGGCCCTGACCACCGGCGTGCACGGGCTGCTCGGCCCGAACGGCGCGGGGAAGACCACGCTGATGCGCGCCCTGGCGACCGTCCTGGCCCCGGCCGGCGGACGGTTGACGCTGCTCGGGCAGCCGGTCGACGGTCGCGTCGACCTGCGGCCGGTGCGCCGCGCCCTGGGCTACCTGCCGCAGCACTTCGGCTACTACCCGCGGTTCACAGTCCGCGAGTTCGTCGGATACCTGGCCTGGCTCAAGGAGATGCCGAAGGCGGACATCCCGGACGCGGTGCAGCGGGCCATCGACCGGGTCGGACTCACCATCAAGGCCGACGCCCGACTGAAGACGCTCTCCGGTGGCATGCTGCGCCGGGCCGGCATCGCGCAGGCCATCGTCAACGACCCGCGGCTGCTGCTGCTCGACGAACCGACCGTCGGCCTCGACCCGGAACAGCGACTCGACTTCCGGGAGCTGATCCGTGACCTCGGCACCGACAGCTGCGTACTGGTCTCCACCCACCTGGTCGAGGACGTGGCGGTGGCCTGCACCGACGTCGTACTGGTCAACGAGGGCCGCCTGGTGTGGCAGGGCACGCCCGACGCGCTGGCCGCCCAGGGCGACCGGGGCCACGCCGGGGACAGCCCGGCCGAGCGGGGCTACTCCGCGCTGCTGCGCCGCCACCGCGCGGAGGTCGCCCGATGA
- a CDS encoding GOLPH3/VPS74 family protein, whose amino-acid sequence MTTDDLDRPDTPTLAEDLLLLLFQPASGTIAGENTLFYVLAGAVLADLALADRLTTEKRGRISSTGDRPPAADLLRPAWDYLAEKPRGVQTVLAAIGPALRAPVLDRLTARGDIDQEPRKVLGLFRTTALSDGRTGRRARLLAEVRQVLVDGAEPSTRAAALGALLSASGTLPQFDPEIPWTSPVITRAKELERGDWGADAAAQAVTRTVTATVVNSAIVAITVLPRNQ is encoded by the coding sequence ATGACCACCGACGACCTCGACCGCCCCGACACCCCGACGCTGGCCGAGGATCTCCTGCTGCTGCTCTTCCAACCCGCCTCCGGGACCATCGCCGGCGAGAACACGCTCTTCTACGTCCTCGCCGGGGCCGTCCTCGCCGATTTGGCCCTCGCTGATCGGCTGACCACGGAGAAGCGGGGCCGGATCAGCAGCACCGGGGACCGCCCGCCCGCCGCCGACCTGCTCCGCCCGGCCTGGGACTACCTCGCCGAGAAGCCGCGCGGGGTGCAGACGGTGCTCGCGGCGATCGGCCCCGCCCTGCGCGCACCGGTGCTGGACCGGCTCACCGCACGCGGCGACATCGACCAGGAACCCCGCAAGGTGCTCGGCCTGTTCCGCACCACGGCGCTGTCGGACGGCCGGACCGGACGCCGGGCGCGGCTGCTCGCCGAGGTCCGGCAGGTCCTCGTGGACGGCGCCGAACCGTCCACCCGCGCCGCGGCGCTCGGCGCGCTGCTCTCGGCCAGCGGGACGCTCCCGCAGTTCGACCCCGAGATCCCCTGGACGTCACCGGTGATCACCCGGGCCAAGGAACTCGAACGCGGCGACTGGGGCGCCGACGCCGCGGCGCAGGCCGTGACCCGCACCGTGACGGCCACCGTCGTCAACAGCGCCATCGTGGCCATCACCGTGCTGCCGCGGAACCAGTAA
- a CDS encoding MOSC domain-containing protein — MEKPVTVRHRSMDEITAGLHVVRQSPRGVGTLALAVRRPAVGAREVLELAELDPDAGLIGDSWGQRPSSRTTDRSPHPDMQLNVINARFVELIAGPDRDAWALAGDQLYLDLDLSVDALPAGTRLAIGDRAVIEVTDQPHTGCAKFAARFGRDAHKIVWTEEGKRLRLRGLNARVVVGATISPGDPVRQLA; from the coding sequence ATGGAGAAGCCCGTTACGGTACGCCATCGCTCCATGGACGAGATCACCGCCGGCCTGCACGTCGTGCGGCAGTCCCCGCGGGGTGTGGGCACCCTGGCGCTGGCCGTACGCCGGCCGGCCGTCGGCGCCCGGGAGGTGCTGGAGCTGGCCGAGCTGGACCCGGATGCCGGGCTGATCGGCGACAGCTGGGGGCAACGACCGAGCTCCCGGACCACCGACCGGTCACCGCACCCCGACATGCAGCTGAACGTGATCAACGCCCGCTTCGTCGAGTTGATCGCCGGCCCCGACCGGGACGCCTGGGCGCTCGCCGGTGACCAGCTCTACCTCGATCTCGACCTGAGCGTCGACGCCCTGCCGGCCGGCACCCGGCTGGCCATCGGTGACCGGGCCGTCATCGAGGTGACCGACCAGCCGCACACCGGCTGTGCCAAGTTCGCCGCCCGGTTCGGACGTGACGCCCACAAGATCGTCTGGACCGAGGAGGGCAAGCGCCTGCGGTTGCGCGGCCTGAACGCCCGCGTGGTGGTCGGCGCCACCATCTCCCCGGGCGACCCCGTCCGGCAACTCGCCTGA